The nucleotide sequence CGGAGCCCGAAATCGAACGCCGATCTGCGCTCGGTGCTCGGTCGGTGAACCTGCAAACCGGCATGGTTTCGCGCGGTACCGATTGGCGCATATCGCCGGTTCAGGACCTCATTCGCGACCAATACCAGGTGAGCTTGCAGGCTCCCCCAAAGCCGGTGTCGCAGGGTTGATCTTTGACACTCCTTGGATGAGGGGGTGAGCATGGCCGCGCGGCGGTATCAGTCCGTTATTGCCGGTGGTTTGTCGATTCGTTCGAGTCGACCTGAAAAGCTCGACCGTCCGATGCCGGGCACGGGCCCGGCCGGAGACGGACGTGACCCGCTTGTCCGCGGGCAGGCTGGCGTTCTGGTCTGCGATGCTGTCGCCGATACGGGGCAGGCCACGACAGCAAACCGATCATCCACTGCATCCACGCCTGGCGAGAGGAACTTGCGGCTGGGTGCGAGTCGGGGAGCGGCTTCCGCGCATGCAATCCTGTCGGCATGGATGACGTGTCACAACGTCCGATGGCTGCCAGTTGGCGCAGCCTGAATCTGGCGAATTGGGAGTCGCGCGTGCCGCTGCACACCGGGCCCAATGGATACGACCTCGACAGCTTCGACGATCCCGATTTTCTGTCTGCAGAAGTTCGATATGACCTGCCGAGGCTCGGACAACTCGATGGCCTCGATATCGCCCATCTGCAGTGTCACATTGGCACCGATACGGTCTCGTTGTCTCGGCTGGGGCCACGATCAACGGTGGGCTTGGACTTCTCCCCTGCCGCGCTGCAAGCCGCCCGGGACCTGGCGATGCGCGCCCGAGCCGATGTCGGTTTCGTCGAGGCCGACGTCTATGACGCGGTGCAAGCACTCGGTGTTGAGCGTTTCGATCTCGTCTACACCGGCCTCGGGGCGTTGTGCTGGATTCCTAGCATCAGCCGCTGGGCCGATGTTGTCGCAAGCCTGCTCCGGCCCGGTGGAAGGCTGTTAATGCGCGAGGGCCATCCGTTCTTGTGGGCGCTGAGCGATCCGCGACCCGACAGGCTTGTCGTCGTTGAATACCCATACTTTGAAACTAGTGGCATCCCGTTCGTCGAGCATGAAACCTATGCCGGTAACGGAACTGTCGCCTCACCCCAGATCATCCATTTCAATCATGGGCTCGGCGAGATCTTCACCGCGCTCACCGACGCCGGACTGATGGTTACCGGCCTCGAAGAGCATCGCGAAGTCCCATGGAATCCGTTGGGAGATGCCATGATCCCCAGCCCGGATTACGACGGCGAATTCATCCTCGCCGAAGATCGCGACCGGATTCCGATGACCTACACCGTTCAAGCAATCAAGCGTTAACCACTTCGACGCAAGACCCTCCGCTCCGCGACCACCTGTCTCAACACCTGCACAATGGGTCATGCACTGCTGCCAGCCGGTTCGCCTTGGCGCTATGTCGACGCCTACGACTGTACTCAAGCTTCCAGCGTCGGGGTCGTGACCACAACCCGTATCGGTGGAACCCGCGCCGAAACCGCCGCGATCGGTCAAATCACCGCTGGCCCGACTGCGGTCGCTGCCGGGCTGGACGCAACCGACCATGCCGAGAGCGCGCGGAGTCGCATGCAACGATGACTGGCGTGCCCAATCCCAGCCGCGCCAACGACGACCAGGATGCGCGCGGGACGAGGAAACCCCAGTACAGCGCGACGTTCTACGCAGCGATGTCCGGGCTAGCGCTGGTCCTGTTCGTGATCAATGTGTGCAGTCACGGCTCGGCCCTGGGCCTGATCAGCACCGGAGGACTCGCGGTGTTGTCTTGGCGCACTGCCTTTTCGGAGTCCGCGACCTCCAGCCTGTGATCTAACGCACAGTTCGTGCCCGTTAGTGGCCAGATCAATGCGGCATACCTAGCTTCGAAGGCATGAGGAGCCCACAAACCTTCGACATAATTGACGACCGCGACGATTCGACGGCGGCGCAGACACTGCCGGACTGGGCTCGAAGTCTGGACTTATCCCCCCATCCCGAGGGCGGCTGGTTCCGCGAAACTTGGCGTAGTGCACTGACACTCGGTCAGTCCTCGTTGCCAGCCGAATACGACGGCCCACGCAGCGCCGGCACCGCGATCCTGTTCCTGCTGATGCCAAACCAGCACTCCGCTTGGCACCGCGTGACCAGCGCCGAGCTGTGGTTCTTCCATCGCGGCAGCCCACTGGCGGTGGACATCGGAGACGAAAAATCAACTGCGACAAGACATGTAATTGGCCAAGACGTCGGAGCCGGACAACGTCCGCAGCTTCTCATTCCACCCGGACATTGGCAACGCGCCTGGCCCCTCGGCGACGAACCCACCCTGGTCAGTTGTGTGGTGGTGCCGGGCTTTGACTTTGCCGACTTCACGCTTGACCCATCGTGATACGCACCAGCCAGTCCGATCACGACCACTAGAGGACGGAGCCACTGCGAGCGTCCGGCTCGATGCCCCGCTCCGCCAGGGGCACCTCCAGTAGGTCGATGAGCTGGACCGACTGGCGGTGGAAAATCTTCGGATGCGGTCGAATACAGGCCACGGCGCCCGTCCACGGCGCGGTCCTGCAATGTTGCCGATAGCGAAAATGCCCACCGACAACTGTCATTCATCCCCATCGATGCCGGATACGAAACGTCGGTGGCGTGCCCGATCCTCTGCGCCGCCCAGCTTCCCGTTCCACGCTTGTCGTCCCAGCTGCCGCACAAGAGCACTGAGCAGCATGATCCACATCGAGAAAGGCAGCCTTTCAACAGTGCGCGACGCAGGGCACGAATTGGGTTACAAGCCAGTCAAGTTCAGCCATCAAGCACTCCATGTGCGCGCAACCTCCCCGGACCGTTCTCGCTTCGCGCTCACGGTACCCGGATTGGTCGCGCTTTGCGGACGCAAGGTCCTCCACGTCGCGGCGCTGTTGCCGAAGGAGCATCAGAGCAGGAGCTAGCCATCGCGGCCGCCCGGTCCGGCTCGTCACCCGGAGATTTGCTTGGTCGACGGCGTTGTGTACGATCCAAATGTCGAGTGCCCACACGCTAGCGATAACGAATCATTGAATCCTTTTGCAGCGCTTCCGATCCCAGCACGCCTTGCATCCCGGGCTGCCCAAGTGTCGCGAATGTTGAGCGCCGCAATCGCGATCGCGCTGCCCGCTGCGGGCCTGGTTGGGTGCGCGCCCCAGACCGCCTCACCGCCGACGACAGCCGCCTCCTCCTCGACGAGCGAGACGGCGACGACGTCGCCAACCACCGCCGCGGCCGCCGGCGCGAAGTCCGGGGTGTCCAACGGCGAGACCTACGAGGTGACAATGGTCTCGGTTACCGGCGCCACCCCCGACAATCTGGGCCGATGGGATGTGAACATCGGTCAGCTCGCCGGCGGCGATGCCGGCGTCAGAGACGCCTTCAACCAGGCCAGCGACGCGTCGGGGCATCAGCAACTCGATCAGATGCGCGCCGAGACGGGCCCCGATACCCAGTGGGACTTCGAATCACATTCAGCGGTCACATTCCGCCCCGTCGCCATCGCAGAAGTCATCACCGGCGTTCACTCGGCCAAAGAGGCCGCGCACCCGAACAACTACGTCAACACCATCGTTATCGATAGCCGAAGCGCCAAGCCCATCACCCTTGCCGACCTGTTCGCAAACGAACAGGCGGGATTGGAGCGGCTTTCCGAGCAAACCAAGCTGATCTTTCCGAAGGTGTGGGGCGGCGGCCCGAGCCCAATGCTCGACGAGCCTGGCAACAGGCCCATCGCGGAGAACTTCGCCAACTGGATTCCGACATCGCAGGGCATCGAGCTGCATTTCTTCGACTACCAGTTTGGCCACGGGCTTCCGGTGATCACGGTGCCCTGGTCGGCGCTCACCGATGTGCTGGCGCCCGACATGGTGGCACTGGCGCACGACTAGGGGCCCAATCCACCGCCGCGGGGGCTTTGCTGTGGACGCACCTCGCGAGCCCAACCCAGCGTGCGACGACGCCACATCGACCTGTGCCGGACGCACCGAGAGCAGAATTCTTCAAATCCAATAACGATCGAGGCCAAACCCGGGCCCGTCGCGCACCAGAGCAAGTACCCTGCAGCCAGGGAGTTGCTTTGCTGTCCGGGTTCTCAACCATGCCGATCGCGTGGCTTCAGACCAGCGGCTTGGCGCTTCTGATGGGACCGGTGGGAACTGGCGGCTGGTCGGTGATGGGCGATGGGAGTTGGGAGGATCTGGTGAGCTTTGTGGTCACCCAACCGGAGCGGCTGGCGGCGGCGGCCGGGAGTTTGCAGGAGGTCGGTTCGGCGGTCAGCGCGCAGAGCGCGGCCGCCGTTGCTCCCACCACCAGCGTGGCGCCAGCGGCGGCCGACCAGGTGTCCGCGTTGACCGCCGCGCGGTTCAGCGCACATGCCCAGCTCTATCAAATGGTGAGCGCCCAGGCCGTGGCGATTCACGACAGGTTTGTCGCCGCGCTGGCCGCCGGTGCGCAGTCCTACGAGGCCGCCGAGGCCGCGAACGTGATTGCGGCTGGCTAAGGAAGGTGTTGGCAACGGACTTCGGGGCTTTACCACCTGAGGTTAACTCGGGCCTGTTGTATACGGGCCCGGGGGCAGCGCCCATGCTGACCGCGGCCACCGCCTGGGATGGGCTTGCCACGGTATTGAATTCCGCCGCCGCGTCCTATGCCTCGGTGGTCTCGGGCCTCACGCTCGAATCGTGGAT is from Mycobacterium marinum and encodes:
- a CDS encoding class I SAM-dependent methyltransferase, encoding MDDVSQRPMAASWRSLNLANWESRVPLHTGPNGYDLDSFDDPDFLSAEVRYDLPRLGQLDGLDIAHLQCHIGTDTVSLSRLGPRSTVGLDFSPAALQAARDLAMRARADVGFVEADVYDAVQALGVERFDLVYTGLGALCWIPSISRWADVVASLLRPGGRLLMREGHPFLWALSDPRPDRLVVVEYPYFETSGIPFVEHETYAGNGTVASPQIIHFNHGLGEIFTALTDAGLMVTGLEEHREVPWNPLGDAMIPSPDYDGEFILAEDRDRIPMTYTVQAIKR
- a CDS encoding cupin domain-containing protein produces the protein MRSPQTFDIIDDRDDSTAAQTLPDWARSLDLSPHPEGGWFRETWRSALTLGQSSLPAEYDGPRSAGTAILFLLMPNQHSAWHRVTSAELWFFHRGSPLAVDIGDEKSTATRHVIGQDVGAGQRPQLLIPPGHWQRAWPLGDEPTLVSCVVVPGFDFADFTLDPS
- a CDS encoding DUF3298 domain-containing protein, with amino-acid sequence MSRMLSAAIAIALPAAGLVGCAPQTASPPTTAASSSTSETATTSPTTAAAAGAKSGVSNGETYEVTMVSVTGATPDNLGRWDVNIGQLAGGDAGVRDAFNQASDASGHQQLDQMRAETGPDTQWDFESHSAVTFRPVAIAEVITGVHSAKEAAHPNNYVNTIVIDSRSAKPITLADLFANEQAGLERLSEQTKLIFPKVWGGGPSPMLDEPGNRPIAENFANWIPTSQGIELHFFDYQFGHGLPVITVPWSALTDVLAPDMVALAHD
- a CDS encoding PE family protein; translated protein: MSFVVTQPERLAAAAGSLQEVGSAVSAQSAAAVAPTTSVAPAAADQVSALTAARFSAHAQLYQMVSAQAVAIHDRFVAALAAGAQSYEAAEAANVIAAG